The Sporosarcina ureae genome includes a region encoding these proteins:
- a CDS encoding EAL domain-containing protein, giving the protein MVKDQTRYLRLANITKLINSRLELREVLNHVVTAISEEIVRCDSVGIYLPQQDGSFRGFVGKPEVINGMTLDMHVIDTDFDLLAKEVIETKRTIYIPDTSKDHRPDPRAVEGFKIKSLLVLPITVETELFGLVFLFDYGIPMNLTELEIQTVQSYVNMAAVAIQNAKLLTNKEELIQEKQLLLDITRKLSMCSTMQEALDICFLYIERVLGNNNIGVHLIDPSVHMKIKPATINRTSDWSAEAWVKSHDEIKFDDENDKVFQEVIATRKAELIPDVFADDRVNHKVCRYFGIQSMFILPIVSMGKVLGLIVIADLQQKNPNYSQASQQLTQSIVDTTASTLLNLLNMEKQELIIEQRTIEITVKNNELEAAMKELQRISREKELILHSAGEGIFGLDLHGIITFCNPAAAMMLGYKKMNELIGMPVSIIYDENHTKKDEVLFFRQDQSSFPVEYVKSSIEEGDRIVGYVVTFKDISERKKMEKEIRYHAYYDSLTNLPNRVLLKDRMEQGLSLAHTLEEKAAVLFMDLDRFKSVNDLLGHSYGDILLAHVARRICACLPEGATASRQGGDEFIIYLPCIVSEAEVIEVAEKIVDQFNRPFNLKGHEMHVHSSIGISLFPQDGQTAELLIKNADIAMYQSKTVSGSSYQFYHLAMDIRTFENVQFENALYRALDREELELYFQPQIDYSSRTIIGTEALLRWNHSTEGLISPNRFIPLAEETGLIVPIGEWVIRSACNQIKKWKEKGYPPIVVSVNLSARQFEQNNLFQTVKGILDEVGVSPELLCLEITENQIIKNTELTIQTMKELQAIGIKMSIDDFGTGYSSLGYLKNLPINALKIDKSFIQELKSTDDNSAIANTIITLAKNLGLDLVAEGVETLEQAEFLAARECYIMQGYYFNVPLKVNEFENTYLATKGGFL; this is encoded by the coding sequence ATAGTGAAAGATCAAACAAGATATCTTCGTCTAGCAAATATAACAAAGTTAATAAATTCGAGGCTAGAGTTAAGGGAAGTACTGAATCACGTGGTCACTGCTATATCAGAGGAGATTGTCCGATGTGATTCGGTCGGAATTTATTTGCCACAACAAGATGGGTCATTTAGGGGGTTCGTCGGAAAACCTGAAGTGATCAATGGTATGACACTCGATATGCATGTAATTGATACCGACTTCGATTTACTGGCGAAAGAAGTAATTGAAACGAAAAGAACGATATATATACCGGATACATCCAAAGACCATCGACCCGATCCAAGAGCAGTTGAAGGATTTAAGATAAAATCTCTATTAGTTTTACCTATTACTGTAGAGACGGAATTATTTGGACTAGTATTCTTGTTTGATTATGGAATACCAATGAATTTAACGGAGCTTGAGATTCAAACAGTTCAGTCCTATGTCAATATGGCTGCTGTCGCTATTCAAAATGCCAAGCTGCTAACAAATAAAGAAGAACTTATTCAGGAAAAGCAATTGCTGTTAGATATCACCCGGAAATTATCCATGTGTTCTACCATGCAGGAGGCGCTGGATATATGTTTTCTATATATAGAAAGAGTGCTTGGAAACAATAATATAGGTGTGCATTTAATCGATCCATCAGTGCATATGAAGATTAAGCCTGCAACCATTAATCGTACTAGTGATTGGTCTGCAGAAGCGTGGGTGAAGTCTCATGACGAGATAAAGTTTGACGATGAAAACGATAAAGTGTTCCAAGAAGTGATCGCTACTAGAAAAGCAGAACTCATTCCTGATGTCTTTGCAGATGATCGAGTGAATCATAAGGTATGTCGGTATTTTGGTATTCAATCGATGTTTATTCTTCCAATCGTTTCCATGGGGAAAGTATTGGGTTTAATAGTCATTGCAGATCTTCAACAAAAAAATCCAAATTACTCCCAGGCCAGTCAGCAACTGACGCAATCTATTGTTGATACAACAGCTTCCACTTTATTGAACTTATTGAATATGGAAAAACAAGAGTTGATTATAGAACAGCGGACTATAGAGATCACGGTTAAGAACAACGAACTAGAAGCGGCGATGAAAGAGTTACAGCGGATAAGTAGAGAGAAAGAACTGATTCTTCATTCAGCAGGTGAAGGGATATTCGGGTTGGATCTACATGGTATCATCACATTTTGTAATCCTGCTGCCGCCATGATGCTAGGGTATAAGAAGATGAACGAGTTAATAGGGATGCCCGTCAGTATTATTTATGATGAAAACCATACGAAAAAAGATGAAGTTCTATTTTTCAGACAAGATCAGTCTAGCTTTCCAGTGGAATATGTTAAATCATCCATTGAAGAAGGAGATAGGATCGTTGGGTATGTCGTTACATTTAAAGATATCTCTGAAAGAAAGAAAATGGAGAAGGAAATTAGATACCATGCGTATTATGATAGCTTGACCAATTTACCCAACCGGGTGCTATTAAAAGATCGCATGGAACAGGGCTTGAGTTTGGCTCATACTCTCGAAGAAAAAGCAGCTGTACTGTTCATGGACTTGGATCGATTCAAATCAGTTAATGATTTATTAGGACATAGCTATGGTGATATTTTATTGGCACATGTAGCAAGACGCATATGCGCATGTCTCCCTGAAGGCGCTACAGCTTCTCGTCAAGGCGGGGACGAATTTATAATTTACTTGCCTTGTATTGTATCCGAAGCAGAAGTGATAGAGGTGGCCGAAAAGATTGTTGACCAATTCAACAGGCCGTTCAATTTAAAAGGCCATGAAATGCATGTTCATAGCAGTATCGGGATCAGTTTATTTCCACAAGATGGACAGACGGCAGAATTATTGATTAAAAATGCCGATATTGCGATGTATCAGTCTAAAACCGTGTCTGGCAGCAGTTATCAATTTTATCATTTGGCGATGGATATCAGGACATTTGAAAATGTACAGTTTGAAAATGCTTTATATAGAGCGCTTGATCGTGAGGAGTTGGAACTTTATTTTCAACCTCAAATTGATTATAGTTCACGTACTATCATCGGAACAGAAGCTTTATTGAGATGGAATCATTCAACAGAAGGATTAATATCGCCAAATAGGTTTATTCCGTTGGCTGAGGAGACGGGCTTGATCGTACCTATCGGTGAATGGGTGATCAGAAGTGCGTGTAACCAAATCAAGAAGTGGAAAGAAAAAGGATATCCACCGATTGTAGTATCCGTAAATTTATCGGCTCGTCAGTTTGAACAAAATAATTTATTCCAAACGGTTAAAGGTATATTAGATGAAGTAGGGGTATCACCGGAACTCTTATGTCTTGAAATTACCGAAAACCAAATTATTAAAAACACAGAACTAACTATCCAGACGATGAAAGAATTACAGGCAATTGGCATCAAAATGTCCATTGATGACTTTGGTACAGGCTATTCTTCTTTAGGTTATTTAAAAAACTTGCCAATCAATGCATTAAAAATTGATAAATCCTTTATTCAAGAATTGAAAAGTACTGACGACAATTCAGCCATCGCGAATACAATTATTACATTGGCAAAAAATCTAGGATTGGACCTAGTTGCTGAAGGTGTCGAAACGCTGGAACAAGCCGAATTTTTAGCTGCGAGAGAATGTTACATTATGCAAGGTTATTATTTTAATGTGCCATTGAAAGTGAATGAATTCGAAAACACATATCTGGCTACTAAAGGAGGGTTTTTATGA
- a CDS encoding DUF421 domain-containing protein has product MFFNGWETLLRTVVVGVLSYIGLIVILRISGKRTLSKMNALDFVVTVACGSILATILLSKDVALSEGLTAFIVLIGMQYLVAWSSVRFRVISKLIKSDPKKLFYEGCFLKETMESECILEEKIFQAARSFSR; this is encoded by the coding sequence ATGTTCTTTAATGGATGGGAAACTCTTCTCCGAACGGTTGTAGTCGGTGTTTTAAGCTATATAGGATTGATTGTCATTTTACGTATATCAGGTAAGCGTACGCTTTCGAAGATGAATGCTCTCGACTTCGTTGTGACCGTTGCATGCGGGTCAATCTTAGCCACCATTTTATTAAGTAAAGACGTAGCTCTTTCAGAAGGCTTGACTGCTTTTATTGTTCTGATAGGTATGCAATATCTAGTTGCCTGGTCATCTGTCCGATTCCGAGTTATTAGCAAACTAATTAAATCAGATCCAAAAAAATTGTTTTATGAAGGCTGTTTTTTGAAGGAAACAATGGAATCAGAATGTATTTTGGAAGAAAAAATATTCCAAGCCGCACGTTCGTTCTCTCGATGA
- the msrA gene encoding peptide-methionine (S)-S-oxide reductase MsrA, whose translation MVEKNFEKAAFAGGCFWCMVKPFKEWSGVQDIVSGYMGGHLENPTYEDVKKGTSGHVEVVEITFDPALFPYEKLLEVFWQQIDPTDAEGQFHDRGSSYTTAIFYYTDAQRKIAEKSKADLAASGIFTKPIVTTIRPAETFYRAEEYHQDYYVKEKEHYTDNRARSGRDEFIAKHWRK comes from the coding sequence ATGGTTGAAAAGAATTTTGAAAAAGCGGCATTTGCAGGCGGATGCTTCTGGTGCATGGTGAAACCGTTTAAAGAATGGTCTGGGGTCCAAGATATCGTGTCAGGATACATGGGCGGGCATCTTGAAAATCCGACGTATGAAGATGTGAAAAAAGGTACATCCGGTCATGTTGAAGTGGTTGAAATTACTTTTGATCCTGCCTTATTTCCATATGAGAAGTTGCTCGAAGTCTTCTGGCAACAAATCGATCCGACAGACGCAGAAGGTCAATTTCACGACCGCGGCTCATCTTACACAACCGCTATTTTTTATTACACAGATGCGCAACGGAAAATTGCCGAGAAATCGAAAGCTGACCTAGCTGCAAGTGGCATTTTCACAAAGCCTATCGTTACAACAATCCGCCCTGCAGAAACTTTCTATCGGGCAGAAGAATACCATCAAGACTATTACGTAAAAGAAAAGGAACATTACACGGACAACCGTGCACGTTCAGGGCGTGATGAATTCATCGCCAAGCACTGGAGAAAATAA
- a CDS encoding MFS transporter, translating to MLEKVGITKNLGWGFFGVMLFMMGDGIEAGWLSPFLIDSGLTIQQSAAIFTVYGISIALSSWFSGVCVDVFGPKRTMAIGLAVYIIGTAGFITYGFSTMNYPVMLLTYFIKGFGYPLFAYSFLTWVIYKTPQSKLSSAVGWFWFVFCAGMMVLGAWYSSFAIQHLGYINTMWTSIFWVCLGAVLALVINKDKFEKKKLANKKEAVKELLKGITILKSNPRVAAGGVVRVINSLSVYGFPVFLPMHMAQHGIETTAWLQLWGTFFLGNIIFNLVFGFIGDKFGWKNTIIWFGGVGCAIFTPLLFYIPVITNGSIVMTSIVGFIWGGLVAGYVPIGALVPSVAGEDKGAAMSVLNFSAGLSTFVAPAIALAFIGLVGPEGVVWIFSALYLVSAIIVKFIKIPEEESGKVQEETLLVTT from the coding sequence ATGTTGGAGAAAGTAGGAATAACAAAGAACTTAGGATGGGGTTTCTTCGGTGTTATGTTGTTCATGATGGGAGATGGGATTGAAGCGGGGTGGTTAAGTCCCTTCCTAATCGATAGTGGATTAACCATTCAACAATCAGCTGCTATATTCACAGTTTACGGAATCTCGATTGCACTATCTTCTTGGTTTTCGGGTGTCTGCGTAGATGTATTTGGTCCTAAACGTACAATGGCAATTGGCTTAGCCGTCTATATTATCGGGACAGCAGGGTTTATTACATATGGTTTTTCAACGATGAATTATCCGGTTATGCTTTTGACTTATTTCATAAAAGGTTTTGGCTATCCGCTATTTGCTTATTCTTTTTTAACATGGGTTATTTATAAGACACCACAAAGTAAATTGAGTTCAGCCGTTGGTTGGTTCTGGTTCGTTTTTTGTGCGGGAATGATGGTGCTTGGCGCGTGGTATTCAAGTTTTGCAATCCAACATCTCGGTTACATCAATACGATGTGGACATCTATTTTCTGGGTATGTCTTGGTGCTGTTTTAGCTTTAGTAATCAATAAAGACAAGTTTGAAAAGAAAAAACTCGCGAATAAAAAAGAAGCAGTCAAAGAATTACTGAAAGGGATCACTATTTTGAAGTCGAACCCGAGGGTTGCCGCAGGTGGGGTTGTTCGCGTGATCAATAGCTTAAGTGTTTATGGATTCCCGGTGTTCTTACCAATGCATATGGCGCAACATGGTATTGAAACAACAGCTTGGTTGCAGTTGTGGGGAACATTTTTCTTAGGAAATATCATTTTTAATTTAGTCTTCGGCTTCATTGGAGATAAATTTGGTTGGAAAAACACAATCATTTGGTTTGGTGGAGTCGGTTGTGCGATATTCACGCCACTATTGTTTTATATACCGGTCATTACAAATGGTAGCATTGTGATGACGAGTATTGTTGGATTCATTTGGGGCGGTTTAGTAGCAGGCTACGTTCCGATTGGCGCACTAGTACCATCTGTTGCAGGCGAAGATAAAGGCGCAGCAATGTCCGTGTTGAATTTTTCTGCGGGTCTCTCGACATTCGTAGCGCCAGCGATTGCCTTAGCGTTTATCGGGCTTGTTGGACCAGAAGGGGTTGTGTGGATTTTTAGTGCTCTCTACTTAGTAAGTGCGATTATTGTTAAATTCATTAAGATCCCGGAAGAAGAGAGTGGAAAGGTACAGGAGGAAACTTTGCTAGTTACCACGTGA
- a CDS encoding molybdopterin-dependent oxidoreductase — MQSYIDVKNGIVPSVCSLDCPDQCGLLIHKEDGKIVKIEGDPEHPVTKGSICNKVRHMAERIYDKNRLTTPLKRIEKKGDGQFVPISWEEAITTITNEWKKIITEEGPEAILPYSFYANMGKLSSKGMDRRFFNRLGSSQLDRTICSVAGEAGYNYTMGGRYGTDPEEMTETKLFIFWGINAVSTNMHQTMIAQKAKKNGAKTIVIDVHKNQTGRMADWFIPILPGTDGALALGIMHILYKEKLVHQAFLEKYTIGHEALGEHVKYYNPQIVSTITGVPEEDIYKLARMYGDISPSMIRIGNGLQHHDNGGMIVRTISCLPALTGQWELKGGGAVKSNSDYLTHNIAALERPELQKKPTRKFNMNLLGQALLKEQQPIRSLYVYNSNPAVVAPDANKVQDGLAREDLFTVVHDLFLTDTALFADIVLPATSAFENTDFYASFWHHYIHLQEPVIETYGDSKSNPDVFRLLAQAMDFDEQPFLDEDAKMIDQALSDLSNPHLSEVSYAALKDQRYIKASGTGDLLNHLKTPSGKIELYSEQMKAAGLPALPTYIPIVQDSDYPLLYVPAINHNFMNTIFSNNEKHIQLEKAPKLFINRHDAESRGIEDKSTVRIWNERGECIFTVSVGEQVLPGVVVSQGILGDSSGQKHLVNALTPDRIADMGGGATFFSGCVEVESVI, encoded by the coding sequence ATGCAATCGTATATTGATGTAAAAAATGGTATCGTTCCTTCGGTTTGTTCTCTTGATTGTCCAGACCAATGTGGATTGCTGATTCATAAAGAAGACGGGAAAATCGTTAAAATTGAAGGTGATCCTGAACATCCAGTCACAAAAGGAAGTATATGCAACAAAGTTCGGCATATGGCTGAACGGATTTATGATAAAAATCGGTTGACTACCCCTCTGAAACGCATTGAAAAAAAAGGCGATGGACAATTCGTTCCAATCAGTTGGGAAGAAGCCATTACAACTATCACAAATGAATGGAAAAAAATAATAACTGAAGAAGGTCCAGAAGCGATTCTTCCTTATAGCTTCTATGCAAATATGGGAAAACTCAGTTCTAAAGGGATGGATCGTCGTTTCTTCAACCGCCTTGGTTCGAGTCAACTGGACCGGACGATTTGCTCAGTTGCTGGCGAAGCCGGTTACAATTACACAATGGGCGGGCGTTATGGAACAGATCCAGAAGAGATGACGGAAACGAAACTATTTATATTCTGGGGCATCAATGCTGTCAGCACCAATATGCATCAAACCATGATCGCGCAAAAGGCGAAAAAAAATGGTGCGAAAACTATTGTCATTGACGTCCATAAAAATCAAACCGGACGCATGGCGGATTGGTTCATTCCTATTTTACCTGGCACTGACGGAGCGCTTGCTCTCGGAATCATGCATATTCTTTATAAAGAAAAACTAGTTCATCAAGCGTTTTTAGAAAAGTATACAATCGGCCATGAGGCACTCGGTGAACATGTGAAATACTACAATCCACAAATAGTTTCCACCATTACAGGCGTGCCCGAAGAAGATATTTATAAATTGGCACGGATGTATGGGGATATTTCTCCTTCCATGATTCGCATCGGCAATGGGTTGCAGCATCATGATAATGGTGGCATGATAGTTCGAACCATCTCTTGCTTGCCTGCTTTGACAGGTCAGTGGGAATTAAAGGGTGGAGGTGCGGTCAAATCAAATTCCGACTATTTGACGCATAATATTGCTGCACTGGAACGGCCTGAACTTCAAAAAAAGCCTACGCGTAAATTTAATATGAATTTATTAGGGCAAGCATTACTGAAGGAACAACAACCGATTCGCTCGTTGTATGTCTATAATAGCAACCCCGCTGTAGTCGCACCGGATGCCAATAAAGTCCAAGATGGCTTAGCACGCGAGGACTTGTTTACAGTTGTCCATGATTTGTTTTTGACGGATACTGCCTTGTTTGCGGACATTGTACTGCCTGCGACATCCGCTTTTGAAAATACGGACTTTTATGCGTCTTTCTGGCATCACTACATCCATTTACAAGAACCTGTCATCGAAACATACGGGGACAGTAAATCCAACCCAGATGTTTTCAGGTTGTTAGCTCAAGCAATGGATTTTGACGAGCAACCCTTCCTGGACGAGGATGCCAAAATGATCGACCAAGCATTAAGCGATTTGTCCAATCCTCACTTATCCGAAGTATCGTATGCTGCATTAAAGGATCAACGCTATATAAAAGCGAGTGGGACAGGCGATCTATTGAACCATTTAAAAACGCCAAGTGGAAAAATTGAGTTGTATTCAGAACAAATGAAAGCAGCAGGATTACCAGCCCTGCCTACGTATATTCCGATTGTTCAAGATTCCGATTACCCTTTACTGTATGTACCTGCAATTAACCATAACTTTATGAACACGATTTTTTCGAACAATGAAAAACATATCCAACTTGAAAAAGCACCTAAATTGTTCATCAATCGGCACGACGCAGAAAGCCGAGGAATTGAAGATAAATCGACTGTTCGTATATGGAACGAGCGCGGAGAATGTATATTTACTGTCTCTGTCGGTGAGCAAGTCCTTCCCGGAGTTGTTGTCAGTCAAGGGATTTTGGGAGATAGTTCAGGTCAAAAACACCTTGTGAACGCATTAACACCAGACCGAATTGCTGACATGGGCGGTGGAGCAACGTTTTTCTCAGGGTGTGTTGAAGTGGAAAGTGTTATCTAG
- a CDS encoding FAD-dependent oxidoreductase, which translates to MSRLEGSQQSFWKTEAGPVHYAKLSKDLEVDTAVIGGGISGALTAYLLAKAGRSVAIVEARDFSAGSTGGTTAKLSSQHQLIYHEMLQRDGLDVARKFYDANEEGRKLIESIIKEHNIDCDFTEEDAYVFTQDGSHTESLKAEAQAYDEIGIDGGMTNSIPIDFDVSSALVMRKQAQFQPVKFIHGLLKAIEELGGKIIQHTRYMDKEEHDDYLVLTTNTPYKITCKHVVLATLFPVEDPHSFYSNTMEPMSSHLTAFESDQPFGTGVYIGQDEPRRTFRGAYDGDQPILIVGGNTHRTGNKSSTIDHYEAIRQFTKAEFGLTKMLAYWSEHDMVTPDRRPFIGPIEEGNDKMFVMTGYNKWGLAVAGTAAQLICDLIEGKENSYAKFLSPQRDLPKKEEKEDQPSILEQAKQLSKGEAKRFEINEEASGMYRDHTGDIHYVDLTCTHLGCEVKWNDGDETWDCPCHGSIFDGTGKVIAGPAKDPLKQIDVS; encoded by the coding sequence ATGAGTAGATTAGAAGGATCTCAACAATCGTTTTGGAAAACTGAAGCAGGTCCGGTTCACTATGCAAAACTCTCAAAAGATCTGGAAGTCGACACAGCTGTTATTGGAGGAGGGATTTCAGGTGCACTTACTGCATATCTGCTTGCCAAAGCCGGGCGATCGGTTGCTATTGTCGAAGCACGTGACTTTAGTGCCGGCAGTACAGGCGGCACCACAGCGAAACTTTCTTCACAGCATCAGCTGATTTACCACGAAATGTTGCAACGCGATGGATTAGATGTAGCCAGAAAATTTTACGATGCAAATGAAGAAGGTCGTAAACTCATTGAATCCATTATTAAAGAACACAACATAGACTGTGATTTTACTGAAGAAGACGCCTACGTTTTCACGCAAGACGGAAGCCATACCGAAAGCTTGAAAGCCGAAGCACAAGCCTATGATGAAATCGGTATTGATGGCGGTATGACCAATTCCATCCCCATTGATTTCGATGTGAGTTCAGCTCTTGTCATGCGGAAGCAAGCACAATTCCAACCTGTGAAATTCATCCACGGCTTATTGAAAGCCATTGAAGAACTTGGCGGAAAGATTATTCAACATACACGCTATATGGACAAGGAAGAGCACGATGATTACTTAGTACTTACAACCAATACACCATATAAAATCACATGTAAACATGTCGTACTCGCTACACTATTCCCAGTGGAAGATCCTCACTCATTTTATTCCAATACTATGGAACCCATGTCTTCACATTTAACTGCATTTGAGAGCGATCAACCATTTGGTACAGGGGTGTATATTGGCCAAGACGAACCTAGACGGACATTTCGTGGAGCCTATGATGGAGACCAGCCTATCTTGATCGTTGGAGGCAATACACATCGAACAGGGAATAAAAGCTCCACTATCGATCATTACGAAGCGATTCGCCAATTTACAAAAGCAGAATTCGGTCTGACCAAGATGCTCGCTTATTGGTCAGAACACGATATGGTAACACCTGATAGACGTCCATTCATAGGACCGATAGAAGAAGGCAACGATAAAATGTTCGTCATGACTGGCTATAATAAGTGGGGATTAGCAGTCGCCGGTACAGCTGCACAATTGATTTGCGACTTGATCGAAGGCAAAGAAAATTCATATGCGAAATTCCTCAGTCCTCAACGAGATTTGCCTAAAAAAGAAGAGAAGGAAGATCAACCTTCAATTTTAGAGCAAGCAAAGCAACTATCAAAGGGAGAAGCCAAACGATTTGAAATAAACGAAGAAGCTTCCGGTATGTATAGAGACCACACTGGAGACATTCACTACGTCGATCTGACTTGTACTCATTTAGGTTGCGAAGTGAAATGGAATGATGGCGATGAAACATGGGATTGCCCTTGCCATGGCTCTATATTCGACGGCACAGGGAAAGTGATCGCGGGACCGGCAAAGGATCCACTAAAACAAATAGATGTATCTTGA
- a CDS encoding 2OG-Fe(II) oxygenase — MTDREIEIIAKVEEPLVVVLGNMLSDEECDELIRLSTDKMKRSKIGITHAENEIRTSSGMFIEEPDNLIALRIEKRIEAVMSIPIEHGERLQVLHYLPGQEYKAHHDFFSAASHVTNNRISTLVMYLNDVEQGGETYFPHLKLSITPQKGMAVYFEYFYTDPLLNDLTLHGGAPIELGEKFVATQWMRKQRVR, encoded by the coding sequence ATGACAGACCGTGAAATCGAAATTATTGCGAAAGTCGAAGAACCATTAGTCGTTGTATTAGGCAATATGTTAAGCGACGAAGAATGTGACGAACTGATTCGGCTTTCTACAGATAAAATGAAACGCTCTAAAATAGGCATAACTCATGCAGAAAATGAAATTAGAACAAGCAGTGGTATGTTTATTGAAGAACCTGATAACTTGATTGCCTTACGGATCGAAAAACGCATTGAGGCAGTTATGAGTATTCCAATTGAACATGGTGAAAGACTCCAAGTTCTGCATTACTTACCTGGACAAGAATATAAAGCACATCATGACTTCTTCTCTGCAGCAAGCCATGTTACTAACAATCGGATTAGCACACTTGTCATGTATTTGAACGACGTCGAACAAGGTGGCGAGACGTACTTCCCCCACCTGAAACTGTCGATCACACCGCAAAAAGGAATGGCTGTCTACTTTGAATATTTCTATACGGATCCATTGTTGAATGACTTAACGCTACACGGCGGCGCACCTATAGAACTCGGAGAGAAGTTTGTTGCTACACAGTGGATGAGAAAACAAAGAGTTCGGTGA
- a CDS encoding DUF421 domain-containing protein has product MFFNGWEALLRIVIVGVLSYIGLIIILRISGKRTLAKMNAFDFVVTVALGSILATILLSKDVVLLEGLTAFIVLIGMQYVVAWSSVRFQTISKLIKSKPQLLFYKGSFLNDTMKAERILEEEIFQAARSSGLGSLDEATAVVLETDGNISVIKLNNNHSFSTLSNIKERSDSPTQ; this is encoded by the coding sequence ATGTTCTTTAATGGGTGGGAAGCTCTTCTACGGATTGTGATAGTTGGAGTTTTAAGCTATATCGGATTGATCATTATTTTACGCATATCGGGTAAACGTACACTTGCCAAAATGAATGCATTTGACTTTGTTGTTACTGTAGCACTGGGTTCAATTCTGGCGACGATTTTATTAAGCAAAGACGTAGTTCTTCTAGAAGGTTTAACTGCTTTCATCGTCTTGATCGGCATGCAATATGTAGTGGCTTGGTCGTCTGTTCGATTTCAAACTATTAGCAAACTGATTAAATCCAAACCACAATTATTATTTTATAAAGGTAGTTTTTTGAATGATACGATGAAAGCAGAACGTATACTGGAAGAGGAAATTTTTCAAGCTGCACGTTCGAGCGGATTAGGTTCTCTTGATGAAGCAACAGCGGTTGTTCTTGAAACAGATGGAAATATTTCTGTTATTAAATTAAATAATAATCATTCTTTTTCTACTCTTTCGAACATCAAAGAACGATCAGACTCCCCTACACAATAA